The genomic interval gtctgtattcatcattcaaaaagggaaaccggaagatggcggatatacaagactctctctcaccacttagcttcattccagatgttcatgtgcttggaacgatcagatgagatgaagatgaagatgaaaatgagaagagtcttctgtgtgtgtcctcctgACTTTAGTCAGCTTACTTTCCTCAGTtacgtttctcttctcgtgcactgattcgctgaAGCtgtgcagccaatcagagtgatttctctcacagaCGAGCACCgccaccgattcaacatgctgaatctgccgaaaaacctccaacacgggcagactacaGGTCTGaaggacacaccgaaaaaactagaCAGACGCTCGATggcggccccaaactgtccgccAGCCGACTGTCGGCTCGGTGTGTCGGGGCCTTCGGGCTCAGCCCGGCCAAACTACGAAGGAAGCTCATTTGGGCCGCTTGTATCCGCCATCTTATTCTTTcagtcactacccaaagctcatgatcATGAGGATCACCTTACGGcacagctccctcttcaccacaatggTTACGCTGACGCTGCACCGAACCGCCCATCCTTTTTCCCTCACTGGTAACAACCCAGATACCTGAACTCCCTCCGTACGGCGGTGACTCACTCACAACCCGGAGGGCGCCATCGACCGTTTACCAGCAGtcgttttgttttgtctcaccAAAGATATTCCCTTTACAAAAGATAGACAACAGAGAGAATCAGCACATCGTCTCACGCTGGGAGAAGCTCAAACCAGAGatgtttttgtcacttttgcTTTCTGAATGACTCAAGCAATTAATTGAATGTCAAAAATTTAATTTTCTGCTAATTGACTCATCGTTTCAGCGTGCAGCCTTTCATCGGTGCACGTTATCAGAGAACAAGAAGGATTCTGATCTGAACCTGGTGAGTCTGGAGCACCACGGCGGTCTGGCCTGGTtcacctgcctcctcctcctcctcctcatcctcttcaccCCCTCCCATGTTAATGAAAGACATGTGGTGGAGCTATAATGCTATTGTCTGTCAAATCTGCTTAGGGATCGGGGGGGATCGGCAGGGATATGGCTGTTGTTGTGTGGGTGGACGGGCAGATCATCTGCCACGGATGACGGTTTAATCCAATCACAGCGAGCGGATCACAGGAAGCCGATTCAGCGTGCAGTCGCCGGCCGGCCTCCACCGAACCAACCTGGATGTGTCTGAGCGTCTGTCAGAGATCTCTGCTGCTGCAAATCCAACAGGACGCCTCATCAGCGGCGCTCATTGTGCCTATTTATGGACGACTGTGATGATGACAGACCGGctcaaaagcatttcacacTTTAGCAAACGTCCATTAAAGGACAATTACAGCATTCCACTTTCCATTTAGTACATCTCCCCTCGCTTTCATGCTATTTTCTGACAGTCCCCACATACTCGCAGCGTGAttaaagatatttttatatCAGTTTAGCCAAACGCCCCTCAGGCTCGCTCGGTCCAATTcagctgcagagaaaaacaactGAATGTTTCTAATTCAGTTAGTAAAGAGAACCCGTCAGCGTGGAGGAGAAGGAATCAGGCTGCAAAGCAAAGGGAAGCTCTTTGTCTCTGAATGTCTTGTTCCTCTCGTATGGAAACACATCAAATATCTGATAATGTGATGAAACCCAGAATAAATCAGCGAGGCGACGGAAGAAAAAGCAGAGACGGAAATGTTTCATTTCACAGGTAATGGTTTGTGTACACTTCCAAAACATGAACAATGCCGGCGTTTTCTCCTATTAACCACAAATAGTCGCATTTTCCAAATCACTCCATCAGTTTTTAGATTTCCTCCCTTACAGGCAGCGACTGGTTCATTTCGGAGGAAACCAGGAGCTCATTTCACCCAATTTTACAACACCAGATCATTTCCTCTCGCTGGTTTCGACACGTATCACCGATCAAAACAAACGCCGCACTTGTGACTCGCAAATTTATCTGCAATTTGCAAATGACAATCATTTGTGAAACGTGACGATGCCACCGAATAGCTTCTGTGAAAGAGGCGCGGCCTGCAGCGAAACGTCTCTCAGACTGATGATGCGTCTCAGAGAACATCGTGTCCGCTGTCGTTGTCACGTGATAATGCAGTTAGAAGTGCAGATTTCAGAACAGTTTAGCTGCAAATGTTATAATACAGcaaaattgaattaaaaaaaaggctcagtaatcTCCTCAAACAGCTGCTCACTGGAGTCTTCAGCAAACGTTACCAAACAGCTGCTCACTGGAGTCTTCAGCAAACGTTACCAAACAGCTGCTCACTGGAGTCTTCAGCAAACGTTACCAAACAGCTGCTCACTGGAGTCTTCAGCAAACGTTACCAAACAGGAGGAGATAGTGactttgttggggactattttcagtggtggattaatccacatgtggtgTTCTAGCAGTGAGTATCTCTAATGAGACGGACTCAAAAGTGTCGGCTTTAAATTACctgtttctttctgtctctttgtagttgcgcTGTATATCTCTCTGAATATTGTACATGATAATGTGGCGACTGACTTCCGGTTGAAGACGATGATGTAGAAACGCACCATGTCTCGCTCCCGTCCTCCCGTCCTCCTTACTTTTCTAAACCTTTCTAACTTTTTAACACCCCGTAACTTCTTTAAAACTTGAGAAGTGAACGATGTAGTAACTTCGAACGACTGACAACAGAAATATGGCAACAAGACTACAGAATAAGAAAGAGCAAACCAACAAATCCCCCGACCCCTCACCCCCTCACCCCCTCACCCCCTCACCCCCTCACCCGTGGGGGAAGCTAACATTAGCAATGAACTCAACATGGCAGCCATAGCCAGCCTCCTAGAAGAACACAAGAAGTCCCTCTCTTCCCACTTTAACACATCCATCTGGATACTCGAAGCAAAGCTCGACCGTAAGGTCCGCTTTCAGACCACGGTCGAGAGATTACATTTCAGGTATCATGTCCATCAGACTGTTAAACTCTGGACGTCTCcgtgtgaatgaatgaaacaagTGAATCAGCAGAAAAAGCCAAAGAGAAGCAGCTGAATGTTCGCTGGCAgaaatacatgaacacacacatacagtacagtactgtacgcCGGAGTCAAGGCCGTCTGGGCTGCTCTGAAGTGAAAGAAGAAATCAATACAACAcagaaacaggaggaggaggaggaggaggaggaggaggaagaagaggaggaggaggaggaggaggaggaggaggaggaggactaggaggacgaggaggaggaagaggaggaggaggaggaggaggacgaggaggaggaggaggaggaggaggaagaggaggagggaggacgaggaggaggaggaggaggaggaggaggaggaggaggaggaggaggaggaagaggaggaggaggaggaggagggaggaggaggaggaggaggagaagaggaggaggaggaggaggaggagggaggacgaggaggaggaggaggaggaggaggaggaggaggaggaggaggaagaagaggaggaggagggaggacgaggaggaggaggaggaggaggaggaggaggaggaggaggaagaggaggaggaggaggaggaggaggaggaggaggaggaagaggaggaggaggaggaggaggaggaggaggaggaggaggaggaggaggaggaggaggaggaggaggaggaagaagaggaggaggagggaggacgaggaggaggaggaggaggaggaggaagaagaggaggaggagggaggacgaggaggaggaggaggaggaggaggaggaggaggaggaggaggaggaagaagaggaggaggagggaggacgaggaggaggaggaggaggaggaggaggaggaagaagaggaggaggagggaggacgaggaggaggaagaggaggaggaggaggagaggaggaggaggaggaggagggaggacgaggaggaggaggagaggaggaggaggaggaggaggaggaggaggaagaagaggaggaggagggaggaggaggaggaggaggaggaggataggagaacgaggaggaggaagaggaggaggaggaggaagaggaggaggaggaagaatcAATCAAACAGCAGAAAATAAGTGATATAAAATGAATACAGAGTGATGTAAACACAGCCGGGTGTATTTCGAGTGGTTGTGATGTTGTCATGGTTACAGGGCTGGTTTACCTGGACAGGTAACCAGGCTGTCACAGCGTGGACGTATTATGAGACACTGTGTCCCCGGGACAGACATGCTGAAGACCCCCCACCCACCTGTCCGTCACAGGAGTCAGACCGACAGAAAACAGCTGTTTagcttctttttgttgttgtgttgtgtctctttgtaactgatttgtgtctcttagtaGTCGTTTTGTGGATGCATCTTTGTCGTCGTTTTGTGGATGCATCTTTGTCGTCGTTTTGTGCCTCATTGTGgtcattttttgtctctttgtcttcGTCCTGTGTCTATTTGTAGTTCTGCTGTGTCTTTGCAGTCATTTTGTGTCaccttgtggttgttttgtgtttctttgtagctgctttgtgtctttttgtagttgggttgtgcctctttgtggtcattttgtgtctctttgtagcagccctgtgtgtctcgttgtggttgtgttgtgtctatttgtagtcattttgagcaGCTTTGTGGTCAtgtagtgtctctttgtgtctctttgtagtcattgtgCATGTTTGTAGTTGTCTTGGTGTCTTTGTAGTTATGTTGAGTCTCTCTGAGTGACATTTAGTCGTTGAAAGCCAGGAGGACCTTCAGTAATCCATCTATGTGTCGCAGGCCTATAGACAACAGACAACCATGTACAAGTCTCCAATTAATACAGTAGTCTGCATTTAAATTATTAAGTCACAGCATCCTGTAAATTCTGCTTTTATGGACCCGACCGTGTGAGCGTGCACGGTGCTTTATCTCTGCTCGTTCTCTCTCCGGCATCGACGTCACCTCTCCTGCTATCACTCTTCTGAGGAAGTCCGTTCCCACCGGGATAAAAAACCCAGTGTATTTATGCATAGTCGTAAAATTATGAGACGCTAAATCCAAATCATGACGGGAGATAATAAGTCAGAATTCTGCCGGTTCTTCAAGTGTCCATTTGTACCAGTTCACACCAACAAACCGCCTCCAGCAGGCTGAAGGAAGGTCGAAGGTCGGACCTTTACTGGACTAAAGGAGCTCAAAGAGTGTGATGCTTTtcacttctttcttttcttggaGGAAATGCTCGTCCATTCAGAGACGGACATAAATTAAAACCACAATATGTCTAAATTGCCTTTTTTGTTTCAGCTTCTTTTCTCGTCTTCCTTCTCTCCGTGCAGCCGGCTGTAAGCTGCTTGTAGCACAAATCACATTTTAATTAGCTCGATCCCGGCTAACGACCTCCTTTACCTGACAGAATCCGTCTAATCCCTCCGTCCTCCGTcttctcctcccttccttcaaacctctttcctcctcctcctcctccccctcctctcctcttcgtcctctcctgacctcctcccttcaTTCTTCTGTGTCAAACGCAGATTTTTCTCATCACGTTTCAACTTTAAATTCACATATTTTCCTCCCTGCAGCTGTGATGTTTTACATTCTGCATAAAtccatactttttttttatcatttttcacACTCCACATATTTCAtatcttttgtgtgttttcatatcGAACGCCGTTTTCCTTCCATTTGCTCGGCTGCTGGTTTTTGTCACATTCTAATAAAGCCGCTGTgcatttttccatttcagtTTTTCCATCCATATATTTCTACACAACGAATCAAAACTGCCACGACTTTCACACTCTCatctgttttattgttattcatgTTCTGCACTCGTTTGCTTTTTCTCGTTATACCGTTTTGCTGCCGTTATGTATGCGGCTGGAATGTTTGGGGGTGAAAAACTTTCAGAGATTTGGTGGAAAATGATGCAGAGAATATTTCAGCAGCAGAAACAGGTTtcatttgaaatgtctaaagTTTAACAGAACCCAACAACTCTTTAAGCAACAACTCTGACGGCTTCTGAGATCACAACATCTACTGTGTGTCCCTCCTAGTTACTCTGACCTCCACCTTCCTTTGGACACGTGAATCTACAGGATGTTTAATCTGAGTGACATATAGCCTAGTTCAGGCTGGTCTCAAACACCGTTTGAAGTTATACCTATGAAaattaatgcactgtaatttgtatataacccacaaaatcatatgtaatccatgtatttgtgaaccaggaagtataaagagtgagaaacgccgtgtagggaggaggtcggggtggacgggagggtcaaaaaacacgacaccaggagaccggcgttcggctccgtgtgaaaccagaatcaattttaatccaaacttcgatgttttcctgaacctaactaagtagttctgttgcctaaacctaaacaagtagtttcctgtgagcACGgtgaggtttattttgaaaagactgtgtgcGTGTAACGagcacgtgttgctggacattcgtaggaaaatcaCAAAAAATGATGACTacctttttgtaagatatcaaaCGAACCGTTGTAGAGAATTTGTTTCCTATTTGAACCCAagactgcatgttttttttatggtcACCACCGCTATGCTCatgttttttataatttttttagttATTAGCAACCGGAGCGCCGCGTATTTACATCATGCTACAAACGGCGGCAGCTTAACGAGGCGCTGAGCGTCTCTACGGCTCTGAACGCTGCACGTTTGGTGGTTTTTTTCTGGTCGCTGAGTTcataaatgttcaactttgggtaaaacacTCCGCTCGTCACTGTCAGTGGACGACAACAACAACGGAGGAGAAATGACTCCAGATAGACCGgcaggtccgtcctctctctctacGTGCTCCAGTCTTCCCTTCATCCACAGGAAGTATGCCACCTTGTGCCCATATTTTTACTTCCGTATCATCGCAACCAGACGCGACCAAAGAGTATCAGCGGTAAAAAAACGCTGCTCCTCgttgcccttctgtgttctgcatttaacgaTAAACTAATTattgaatttgttttaaaactgtcatcttaAAAAGCAGCACCATACCTAATGACAACCTAATGACAACCTAATAACAACCTAACAATAACGCTTACTTATAcggcactaaaatcaggatcaAAGCAGTCATTTGCAAAACtgaaaagataataataaagcATATTGCAGtggaaattccttcaccgtgACAGCCTCAGCTGATTCCATCAATGAAGATATTCAGGGCATCATTTTAGACACTAAATTCAGCCGTTTGGTATCTTTGGAAACTTTTAGATCTCcagtcaaattaaaaataaagtctgtAAAGATGGAGACACACTGGGGGGGTCTGGCAGTGTTGTTGAGGACccgaaagaaacacaaaacttCTGTTGTGTTGATGCTGACATGAAGGGGAggtccctgctcctcctcctcctcctcctcttcctcctcctcctcctcttcctcctcctcctcctcctcctcctcctcctcctcctcttcctcctcctcctcctcctcttcctcctcctcctcctcctcctcctcctcctcctcctcctcctcctcctcctcctcttcctcctcctcctcctcctcctcctcctgctgtgtTGGAGGCCGGATGAGGGGAAACCTTATTAACTTAGGAAGGATCGTTACGTTAATACCTGGCAAATAAGTGGATTAGCAGGGGGTCACTACGGATTAGCCATCGGTTTTTGTTCGTCTGACGTCCCCCCTCCTCCAAAACCCCGTAATCTCGTCTAAATCCTGCAAAGCAAGGCTCGGGGCCAAGTGGAGCCCAGACGTCGTCCCGCTGTCCACTTCCTGGACGGAGTCGGGCGGGGGTGGTTTGTTACTGATCTTTATTCTCCTCCGTTTACCTTCATCgctcctcttcactttgacctccctcccccccccccctccccgccGCCGTCCCTCCGCTCTTTGTCTGCTCTCGCCTCCCTCCCTCGCCTCACAATACAAAAGCAGCATCAAAGCCCTCCGTTGCCGTGACAACAGCTCTGACTGAACCCCATCCAGACCTCCTTCTATTGAGACCGGCTTCCCTAATTGGCTGGATCGGCCGGCTGGACTCTGAGGACAAGGTGGACCCCCCCTCCGCCCCGCCACCCCCCTGCCGCCCCCCCGCCGGGCGCACAGAGAGGTTACCTGGCGGATGAATATGAATAAGGTGCTCGGTATCTCTACGCTTTCATCGCCGCTCGGCTTCGGGGTCGCGGGTCGAGCGAGGACGATGCGAGGACGGGTAATTGGCAGGCTGGAGGTGGAAGGATGTGCCACGGCTTCATCCTCGGCGCAGGAAATTGATGGCGAACCCCAGCGAGAGGCGGGCGAGGAGGTTCAGGTCACAGCGTGGTGGTCAAACGCCGCCTCAGATAGATGAAGGCCGCTATGACATCACAGAGAGGACCGGAACAGAGAGAACCTGGTACAGAACGTTCAGAGGCTGCTTAATGATATGAAAATGTTATGCAATCATCTGCATCTCTGAGCAACAGGTGCATTATGGGTAGTCAAaaatcaccctttaaataggaacactttcagttttatgtatatatactatatatatatatatatttatatatatatatatatacggtagATTTTACGTCACGGTCGTGTTTAGTTGtttatatttcacatatttctgtttcttcttctgtagttttgtctctctttatacTTGCTGGTTTATGATTATGTGAATTACACATTACTTGATTTAGTTGGATATATATTAATTACCTTTTGTAGGTATATCTTCTAACGGTGGAAGAGACCAGCCTGTGtctgttggacccgtccacctcccctccatcccgccctgaacggactctcatgctattaatactacgtcaccgCTCCGACCGTCTAttaacgccgcgggtgggtttacatcggagtaagttgaaagcccggttggTGACATACTGTTACTAAAGggcgcctccgtgcgtcggtttccgatgccgaggggcgctgaccaaacggcggtatttaaCGAGTTGGGAGAGAACGGGTTGATCATATCTCCAGATTCCTGCTACTACACGGCGTACATCGTTTCAGTACATTGCATTACAAGATTCATATGAAAtgatttgtattatttaatattctattatttctattctattgccTGCATGCAATACaaatctggatgtcatctaacttcctaaaactcaacagcaacaaaaccgagctcatggttgtggcacccaaggccctgctccggaaggttggagatctacACCTGGACGTTGACGGCTGTTCtttctccccatcctcggaagtccgcaacctgggtgtcatcctggacccaacactatcattccaaTCTCACATCAGGTccatcaccaaatccgccttcttccacctcaaaaacatctcacgtctcggcaatcactctctgactctgtggcagaaaccctcatccacgctttcgtcacctcccgtttggactactgcaatggagttctgtccggggttcccagcaaagccctggacaggctccagtatgtgcaaaactcggctgccagggttctcacccgcaccaagccctggcagcacatcacccccaccctcatccacctccactggctcccggtcaagtcccgcatcacctacaaaatcctcctcctcacctacaaatccctcaacgccctggctcctcagtacctatctgacctcctccacccttacacacagccccggaaccttagatcctcaggcacgggtcagctctccatccctcacacaagacTGCGAACTTtaccatagagctccgcaacgcaccatctctggacaccttcaaaagactacTCAAGACctacctcttcaccaaggcctatggcctctagctactgctATGTTccattgttgtgtttatttacgtctttgttaagcgtccttgggtttcttgaaaggcgctatataaatccatccatccatccatcttcaaccgcttatccgggatcgggtcgcgggggcaacagctccagcaggggaccccaaacttccctttcccgggccacattaaccagctctgactgggggatcccgaggcgttcccaggccagtgtggagatataatctctccacctagtcctgggtcttccccgtggtctcctcccagctggtcgtgcctggaacacctcccaagggaggcgcccaggaggcatccgtgctagatgcccgaaccacctcaactggctcctttcgacgcaaaggagcaaggactctactccgagtccctcacggatgactgagcttcttaccctatctctaagggagacgccagccaccctcctgaggaaacccatttcggccgcttgcacccgcgacctcgttctttcggtcatgacccaaccctcatgaccataggtgagagtaggaacgaagattgaacggtagatcgagagctttgccttccggctcagctctcttttcgtcacaacggtgcggtaaagcgaatgcaataccgcccctgctgctccgattctccgaccaatctcacgttccatcgtcccctcactcgcgaacaagaccccgagatacttaaactccttcacttggggtaaggactcattccctacccggagtaggcaaaccaccggtttcctgctgagaaccatggcctcagatttatataaatccaagttattattattattagtaccTGCAGGAATCCAGAGCTTGACAAAGCTTGTAGTAAAAGGTCGATAAAGTTGtgtgttttacttttaaaacgGCTGATTTGGACGTCCAGATTCTTGCAAACGTCAAACAGGAAAAAATGAAATTTGTTTCAAAGCGTCAGTGGCCATGAAGCTCTTTATACTCTTAACTAATAAACGCTCCATCTTCAACATCACATAAGAGCATAGTTTTAATAACCTCTTCAGCGTTCAATACAAAGCAATGTCTGAACCCACACAACTTTATATTAATACTATATTTTAAATTCTAGTggagatccagatgtttccaaCGATCAGAAATAGAATATTTCTATTTGATGAAATAGTCTTTGGTGTGAATATTTAATTAACATCTTATAGCATCAATGAAGGAACAAGATCatacacaatataaatattAGAAAGTGTCGGACATTGAGGTTTTAATGTTGAGACGACGTGACTTGATAAAGGGATGTTTTCTCGGTGCAGTTTGGAGCGTCTCAGACGTTTCAGAcgtctgctgctgtttgtgctgcagctgtttttgttttgaagaaAAGCAGCGTATGACTATAATTTACAGTAGGACGGCACAATTACGGCTGCACGACGGTGGCGGTTTCACAGCGGTGAGAATAAGTGAAGTTGGTGTTTATCTCATGTAAATGTGCTAAACGGGGAggattctgctgctgctgctgtcagctctccGACTCACAGAGAAGACATGTGAAGGTTTAGATTCAGGAGGTTCACTAACACAGAAATACTCTGATCGATGAGTCCATGAGTCCATGAGTAATACTACCACGATGGAATACTACTGAAAATACTGCTGTTAAAGCCCCTAGTTCAACTTCAAGGCTGCTGCACCTCCTCGCAGCTTCCCGCTATTCTTCACTGAAGGATTCATTCAACCGTTTTCTATACCTTCTGATTCTCTAACCTGGTTACAAACATCTGGCCCACATCTGTACTGAGGCTTACCTCTAAGGAGTTCAGTCTTTAATGCACTCAATCAATGAGTAAAAGAAAAAGTGCTGCAATGGAATAATACTGAAAATACTGACGTAAAAACCCTGATTTCAGCTTCAatgctgatgttgatgttgaataCATCCAATGAACTTATCTGGGACTGTTCATAGTTTAGAGACATTCATTCATTAAGTAATTAACAAATATCTCTGATGTTTCCAGCCAGAATGGACGTAATGCAAAGAGACTGCAGTTATCAGATGAGTGTAGTCGTGAACAGGAATTAGAACAAAGACTACCGGTGCTTTCGCCCAAAGTA from Sebastes fasciatus isolate fSebFas1 chromosome 10, fSebFas1.pri, whole genome shotgun sequence carries:
- the LOC141775842 gene encoding uncharacterized protein LOC141775842, encoding MANPSERRARRFRSQRGGQTPPQIDEGRYDITERTGTERTCNKTELMVVAPKALLRKVGDLHLDVDGCSFSPSSEVRNLGVILDPTLSFQSHIRSITKSAFFHLKNISRLGNHSLTLWQKPSSTLSSPPVWTTAMEFCPGFPAKPWTGSSMCKTRLPGFSPAPSPGSTSPPPSSTSTGSRSSPASPTKSSSSPTNPSTPWLLSTYLTSSTLTHSPGTLDPQARVSSPSLTQDCELYHRAPQRTISGHLQKTTQDLPLHQGLWPLATAMFHCCVYLRLC